From one Neovison vison isolate M4711 chromosome 1, ASM_NN_V1, whole genome shotgun sequence genomic stretch:
- the H1-1 gene encoding histone H1.1, translated as MSETAPPAPATSTPPEKPAAVGKKTKKPAKAAATSKKSVGPSVSELLVQAVSSSKERSGVSLAALKKALAAAGYDVEKNNSRIKLGLKSLVSKGTLVQTKGTGASGSFKLNKKAASGEAKANPPKVAKAKVTGASKKPKKVTAATKKAVKTPKKAKKPAVAKKPSKSPKKPKVVKPKKVAKSPAKAKAVKPKAAKAKVTKPKTAAKPKKAAPKKK; from the coding sequence ATGTCCGAGACCGCGCCGCCCGCTCCGGCCACCTCCACTCCCCCCGAGAAGCCCGCGGCCGTCGGCAAGAAAACCAAGAAGCCGGCTAAGGCTGCGGCCACCTCCAAGAAGTCCGTGGGCCCCTCGGTGTCGGAGCTGCTCGTACAGGCGGTGTCCTCTTCCAAGGAGCGCAGCGGCGTGTCCCTGGCGGCGCTCAAGAAGGCGCTGGCGGCCGCCGGCTACGACGTGGAGAAGAACAACAGCCGCATCAAGCTGGGCCTCAAGAGCCTGGTGAGCAAGGGCACCCTGGTGCAGACCAAGGGCACCGGCGCCTCGGGCTCCTTCAAGCTCAACAAGAAGGCGGCCTCGGGCGAGGCCAAGGCCAACCCCCCAAAAGTAGCGAAAGCCAAGGTGACGGGCGCTTCTAAGAAACCTAAAAAGGTCACAGCGGCTACTAAAAAGGCGGTCAAGACTCCGAAAAAGGCCAAGAAACCGGCTGTGGCCAAGAAGCCGTCCAAGAGTCCCAAGAAGCCCAAGGTTGTGAAGCCTAAGAAAGTAGCCAAGAGCCCCGCCAAAGCCAAGGCTGTGAAGCCCAAAGCGGCCAAGGCGAAGGTGACCAAGCCAAAGACGGCTGCGAAGCCCAAAAAGGCCGCACCCAAGAAAAAGTAG